In the genome of Thermodesulfobacteriota bacterium, one region contains:
- a CDS encoding type II toxin-antitoxin system RelE/ParE family toxin produces the protein MAPTSANRFLRVPDRVARLLRSLHPDLRRRVKAALQHIRDEPAGGKPLRDELAGMRSYRVSRFRIVYLETGDGGLELVAVGPRGTIYEETFRLLQLQRSRRTDE, from the coding sequence GTGGCGCCAACGTCCGCGAATCGGTTCCTGCGCGTCCCCGACCGGGTTGCGCGGTTGCTGCGCAGCCTCCACCCCGATCTTCGGCGCAGGGTCAAGGCCGCCCTCCAGCACATCCGCGACGAGCCCGCCGGCGGCAAACCCCTCCGAGACGAGCTGGCGGGCATGCGCAGTTACCGGGTTTCGCGCTTTCGGATCGTGTACCTGGAGACAGGGGACGGCGGCCTCGAACTGGTGGCCGTGGGCCCGCGGGGGACGATCTACGAGGAGACCTTCCGCCTGCTCCAGCTCCAACGTTCGCGACGGACCGACGAGTGA
- the asd gene encoding aspartate-semialdehyde dehydrogenase has product MRRVGFVGWRGMVGSVLLERMGAEGDFHGFEPLFFSTSQVGQPGPDVGLATAPLADAGDLETLASLDVVVSCQGGDYTQAVYDGLRQKGWSGYWIDAASTLRMRDDAIIVLDPVNRGVIDGGLARGIRTYVGGNCTVSLMLMALAGLFREGLVEWMSSMTYQAASGAGAKNMVELVAQMAALSDASREARADPATTALELDALVTRELRSGRMPTEAFGAPLAGSLIPWIDRLVEGGQTREEWKGYAETNKILGTRQPIPVDGLCVRVGAMRCHSQALTVKLTRDVPLDEVTAILASANQWVRVVPNDKASTLARLTPAAVSGTLEVPVGRLRKMKMGPEYLAAFTLGDQLLWGAAEPLRRVLRIVLEHLG; this is encoded by the coding sequence ATGCGCAGGGTCGGATTCGTCGGGTGGCGGGGGATGGTGGGTTCGGTGCTCCTGGAGCGCATGGGGGCCGAAGGGGATTTTCACGGATTCGAGCCGCTCTTCTTCTCCACCTCCCAGGTGGGGCAGCCGGGGCCCGACGTGGGGCTCGCAACGGCGCCCCTGGCGGACGCCGGCGACCTGGAGACCCTGGCGTCCCTGGACGTGGTGGTCTCGTGCCAGGGGGGCGACTACACCCAGGCCGTCTACGATGGGCTGCGCCAGAAGGGCTGGTCCGGGTACTGGATCGACGCGGCCTCGACCCTGCGGATGCGCGACGACGCCATCATCGTGCTCGACCCGGTCAACCGCGGGGTGATCGACGGGGGGCTGGCCCGGGGCATCCGGACCTACGTGGGGGGCAACTGCACCGTGAGCCTCATGCTCATGGCGCTGGCGGGGCTCTTCCGGGAGGGGCTGGTGGAGTGGATGAGCTCCATGACCTACCAGGCAGCCTCCGGTGCCGGCGCCAAGAACATGGTCGAGCTGGTGGCCCAGATGGCGGCCCTGAGCGACGCCTCCCGGGAGGCCCGCGCCGACCCCGCGACCACGGCCCTGGAGCTCGACGCCCTGGTGACCCGGGAGCTGCGAAGCGGGCGCATGCCCACCGAGGCCTTCGGCGCCCCCCTGGCCGGGAGCCTCATCCCCTGGATCGACCGGCTCGTGGAGGGCGGCCAGACCCGGGAGGAGTGGAAGGGCTACGCCGAGACCAACAAGATCCTCGGCACCCGGCAGCCCATCCCCGTGGACGGGCTGTGCGTTCGGGTGGGCGCCATGCGCTGCCATAGCCAGGCGCTCACGGTGAAGCTCACCCGGGACGTGCCCCTGGACGAGGTGACGGCGATCCTGGCGTCGGCCAACCAGTGGGTGCGGGTGGTGCCCAACGACAAGGCCTCCACCCTGGCCCGGTTGACCCCCGCGGCGGTCTCCGGGACCCTGGAGGTGCCCGTGGGGAGGCTCCGCAAGATGAAGATGGGG
- a CDS encoding type II toxin-antitoxin system Phd/YefM family antitoxin: MKTLSLSEAKMKLSALVDSVRDTDQEVVITKNGVPAAVLVSPDEFESWRETIAVRFDPALMDEIRAGLEELREGRAKIYTLEELFQGE, encoded by the coding sequence ATGAAAACCCTGTCCTTGTCGGAAGCGAAAATGAAGTTGAGCGCCCTCGTGGATTCGGTGAGAGACACGGACCAGGAGGTCGTGATCACCAAGAACGGCGTTCCCGCCGCGGTGCTCGTGAGCCCCGACGAGTTCGAGAGCTGGCGCGAAACCATCGCCGTCCGGTTCGACCCTGCACTGATGGACGAGATCCGTGCGGGGCTTGAGGAGCTGCGCGAGGGCAGGGCCAAGATCTACACGCTCGAAGAGCTGTTCCAGGGCGAGTAG